In the genome of Candoia aspera isolate rCanAsp1 chromosome 4, rCanAsp1.hap2, whole genome shotgun sequence, the window gcctggaaagagaaagccttgtacgtgcccgaatcactgcggggggagatcttacataagagcgcacgatgacaaatctgcagggcattttgggtttgtaaaaaccctccacctaacgaggaggcaattttggtggccaaacctcagaaaggacgtaaaagactacgtggccaactgccccatatgtgccaccaccaaacggaaaggagggaaaccccaaggactgctacagccagtagccagcccctcccgcccatgggaagaaatctccatggatttcattgtggacctcccacccagccaaagaaaaactgtgatatgggtggtaaaagactatttctcgaaacaggcacacttcatcccgtgcgcaactatcccctccgcacaacagctggcacgtttgttcctaacacacatatacaggatccacggcgccccctacaggttggtgaccgacagaggaacacaattcacgtcaaagttttggcgggaatttttaaaactaatcggaaccaaacAAGTATTGTctactgcgtggcatccacacacggacggatccacagagatcctaaactcaacacttgagcagtttctgagggcattcataaattatcaacaggacaactgggtagacctactaccttttgcagaggtggcttataataacgcggtacaccagagcactggccacaccccatttaaggtggtctacggaagggactttgtaccgataccagaattaccgcaacctgaaaccctgccctgctcaccagacgattgggcggcacagctggcaacaacctggccaatcatccaaacggccctagcagacgcacaaacaacgtacaaaaaatatgcagacaaccacagggcggaggcaccgaactacaaagtgggagatagggtctacctctccactaagttcataaagacctcgcaaccctcaaagaaattggcaccgaaattcattggaccttttaaaatcatacaggtaatcaacccagttactttcaaactggaactgccttacaatttgagacgggtccaccccgtgtttcactgtgcactactgaagccaatgagcacatccaaatggcatatggaagaactccacccccacccataatgatagacaaccaacaacattttgaagtaaaagaaatactggactcaagaaaacaaagaggaacactacaatacctcgtgaaatggaaacatttctcacacccagagtgggttcaggcacgacacgtcatggctagacaactaacaagacagttccatgaggcatacccggagaaaccagcaccataagaacatctttgggggggcagcatgtcatgacctcgttgcaaggcacaaagagcctcacaacgtggatcatgatcattaaggaaaaggggaaggagataatcaaaccagggattaacacaagcacccaaaggcacccacacccatggacccataagcaactgaaaggagagacatcagaggaatgaagataagaagcacatggtgccccggaggacacaaccgtcgcagggagacaaagaagacacgggggaaaacgcccaggcagccatcaagggtcccatcaagagggaacgaggcattgaggggtggggaagcccggggcaacacaggagggtataaaaggggcaccctcacactacctaccccgttcccatttttcgttctgtcagctatcattccaataaaccagaaatccttaatacccattaagtgagtctgtgtcttattgtgaagcgaggctggccctgacagcaaCCCATTGCTCACCCTCATCACCGAACATTCAACAGATCAGCTCAGGGGAGTCTCAGGCCAACctgaggggggtggggggtgggaaaagCCACTTTGGCTCACAATCACACATGAAATGGCAGCCCCCAGTGACAAGCCAGAAAAGTTTGTTCTAACATCTGGACGGATCCTAGCTCCTCAAGCCAGAAAATGGCTTTCTTGTCCATTGTTGAGGCTTCCTTCTGGACTGCTGGGATACAGGCCAGATTCCCCATGCCCCAGCACAAGTCTTGTTCAAGCCAAGCCGATACATCCTTGCAGAGGATCTGCAAGCAACAACTCACAAGAATGGTAGAGACAACAGCTTTTCTGCCTCCCAGCAATGGGGATCCCACTTTAAACTGCAGTTGAGATTGATAGGAGCTGGTTGGATTAAGGTACATATTCAGATGCTATGAGAATACAGGtgatccttgtttagcaactgcctcatttagcaaccattcgtaGTTATGGACTTCCAGgagaggtatggcaaactgaagatggctctgcgaaagcagagccaatgactgcGGCAAAGACCAGTTCCTTGGAGCCTCTCCAGATAAGAGGGTGGGaaatcacccacatgtgctccagacagctgctccttgcgaggagactgcaggacagcagttttccacaggtttgaacaccaggatcagccatcttgctcacaaccacagcaCAGCCTTTTAAAGACACTAAGTTCACCAACTAGGAAGAAGCTGAGTCCCAAACAGCACTTTTATTTAGGACGTGtcactctttctcttcctttctttatataAGCAACAAATCCCAACTTCCAGATTCTatttgggaggagagagagagtaaTTTGGCCCCATCATTCTACTATTATACCATTTCAGCTTTCTACTCAGCTGAAAAGGGCCATAAAATTGTGATCTAAGTAGTCTACCACTATTGTACAATTTGGTGCAAAATGGCATGCTATTCAAAAGATTTATGTTACCTAAAAATTCATTAAACTCATCAGCATATTTGCTATAACTTGCAAACTGATCTTGGCTGACTCTGAAGTCTTCTGAGTCCAATCAAGAGATATCATTACctgggaaaaaaatagtaaaactgGATTGGGAATTGTCTTCAGATTAACACATTCCTCTGAGTGAAACAATCCCAAAGGCACTGGGATAACTTTATATTCTATCTCtcaaattttaaaatactttgtggCAGTCCTTATACAGTactttggatatactgtatacgGACTGAAATATGCAtggatttatttgaaaatatcCAGAAGGTAGTTCACTACCACAAAAGTGACtggtaaatatattttcataatctagcctgcctgcctgcctgcctgcctgcctgcctgcctgccttctgctAGTCTAAatacctctttctctttttccccttcaCTGATGCACTTTCTTTGTCATGTGCTCTGttcatatttcattttgttgtttatgcTTAGGGCGTAGGATCATTATTCATGTTATTACAAAGCAAAATTCGACACCAGACTAACACCAGTTGTGTTGATTCCCAGAATTGCTGGTCAGTCCAGCCACTGGGGGTTGCATTCCCAATAGATCAGGATGGAACTATTAGTCTATATCACATTGCCTGTGCATGTGGAAGCAGAGATGCTTGAAGATAATAGTGTGTTTGATATAGAATTGCAGAGCTGATGAGGGTCCTTGGAGGTAATCCAGTTTACTACCCTGTTCAGTATAGCAGGGGTCTCCAAACTCTCCAgatcatcgaccccttcatgaagtttcagattgttcattgacccccaaacatttattatatgaaaataatttaataaatactactttaactaatagtactacaaatactaatactaatactcaaccccttggatagtcccatccaCCCTTGGAGGTTGATCTTGACCACTCTGGGAAACCCTGCAGTATAGGATCTGAAACTCTGGCATCCCTTTGACCTTCCAAATTTCCTGAAAAGCAGAACCCACAAAAACCAAGGCTGCCCATTCTACATTCAAGAAGTTTTTCCAATTATGTAGTTGGAATCTCTTCTCCAACCatttccacccattggttctagATGGGTCCTGTAGAAGAATGGAGAATAGGTCTGCTCTGTCCCTCACATGATGTctgttcaaatatctgaagaccTTTACCTTCTTTTAATTATCTTATCTCCAAGTTAGTGGCCCTCCACATACAGCATCTGCACCATCTCACCATCTGCTCTCTCTTGACTTTTCTCACTCTTATAACCAGGACTCATGGGTCTATAGGAGAGGCTACACAGCTTCATGGCCTTTCTCCCTTGCAGTTAACCACACCCTGGAAATGTCTTTTTCTACCCTGCCCCTATGACATTGCCATACCACTGTCCCACTTGTAGCTGTTTGTAGCATCTTTTACCATCACCTGGCCATTGAAAGGTGttataaagcctgtcctcattactgttatatcCATCTAAAATGATTGGATGATTATACAAGACTCTGTGAATTATCAGTGGGCATCCCACCATCTCCTGCTCAGCCCCTGAATGAGACGGATTTAAGTTGTCCTCCACTGTACTGGGGTTAATGTACTGTTATTCTCCCTCATTCCAAACCTGTCCAAGAAAAAATTCAAGGTGTTTAAAATCCATTAGACTTTATTTTGGAAGCAAATCAAGTGCTTTCAGTGactagaaacaaaagcaaaaatggcAGACTAAGAATTGGCAAAGGGGACAGCATGTTTTATGCAAGTGTAGTTTCCTGCAAATTCAAAGATGGGTACAGAGCACTTCAATCCAGGAGTGGGGAAATCTGACCAACTTCCATTTCATTAgacttatttttcaaaatgggTTTAGAAGATAATAGGAACATTCttattaaaacagtttaaaaagtgTTGCAGTATATTTTCAATGGCATCAGTGCAATCTTGTAGGTTGCAGTAGTCAGGAATAGGTTTCTTTGAGCGTAAAGGAGTTTGCTATCAGGTATGTGTATCTACAATTGTACAACCTCTTAAAGCCATGAGGAGGAAATTATTTGTATACAGTTAGAATAGGTTCCATTCTTATAACTTTTTCTGTACTTGCttgtttggggaaaatatatGACTATTACATGACACACAGATGCAAATAAGATAAATGCATGTGAATAGTGCTGGAAAAGATCTGAACAGTTGTGTGGGTAGAAGTAAGCAAAATGTCcagctatatattttattttttggtttttcaCCATGCCCTTTTCCTCATTTCAGATATAAAACATGGAGCAAATTGGAAATCAAACTGCTAAtagaagagaatttgctttcctaGGCTATGCCAACTTCCCTGAGCCCCAAGCTTTGTTCTTtatcctgtttttcattatgtacCTCACTATCTTGTTTGGCAATGGACTAATCCTGACTACCACATGGCTGGATGTTGGCCTTCAAACTCCCATGTACTTTTTCATCCGGCACCTGTCGTTCCTTGACATTTGTTACACATCTGTTACGCTACCCCACTTGCTTAAGAATCTGTTGACAGAGACAAAGACTATTTCCATCCAGGGCTGTCTGGCCCAACTGTACTTTCTTGTGGCTTTTGTAGGAGTTGAGTGTCTCCTTCTGGCCACAATGGCCTATGACCGATACATTGCCATCTGTTATCCCCTCAACTATGGGGTCTTCATGAATAGTAAAGTGTGTAGTGGGATGGCAGtggcctcctggagttgtggttTTCTCAATTCAATCCTACACACTGTCATGACAGCCCAACTCCCCTTTTGTGCTTCTCATAGCCTTGAACATATTTTCTGCGATGTCCCCCAGCTCCTCAAGCTGTCTTGTGTGGACACCTTCCCTAATCAAATGACACTGCTGGCAGTGACCATGATCCTTGGCATCAGTCCCTTTCTTTGCATCATGGTTTCTTATGCCTACATTGTAATGGCAGTCTTGAAGATCCGCTCCACTCAAGGCCGCCACAAAGCTTTTTCCACCTGTACCTCACACCTCACTGTGGTCACCTTGTTTTATGCCACCTGCACGTTCAATTACAACaggcccagcagcagccactctcTCTTTATGGACACCTTGGCTTCAGTGCTCTACAATGTGGTAACACCAATGCTGAACCCTATAATATACTGTCTGAGGAACAAAGAAATGAAGACAGCTGTGAGGAGGGTATTCAGCCTCAAAAGAGCCTCTTCCATCTAGATCCAGTTATTTGTTGGAGTCcaaattgtatttattcattctatttatatattgcctttcATTCAGAAGTACAAAACAACATACATATTGCTTCCTTCTCTTACTTTTCCCCACAATATGAATTCTGTAAAGTCTGTTGGGCTAAGAAAGAATTACTGGTCCAAAGGTGCCCAGTGACTTTCCATGGCTGACGGTGGACCAGAATCTGGATCCCCATACTCCTAGTTTAACACTTTAACTGCTAAAAGCTGTATATACCTGTCAGGTTCACACTGCTGGGGAACAGATTAAAACCTAATCCTTCAGAAATTAGCAGTAGGAGCTTGACAGCTTATGCCAGAGGTAGCTGATGTTCTCCAATACTTGCAAAATATGGATGAAGCTCCTACAGAGATGCTGCATGTGACCCAAAACCTCTTCTGACACTGTTAGTTACTGGAAGCCTCTTTTAGCTTTTGTAACCACTGAAGAGGCTGAGAGACAGCTGAGAAGTGATGTGAAGTGGTGTACAAAGGCACCTTGTGTTGCCTCTTGCTTTGATGAGTTGAATCTCATCACCTTCATGGCATGAAGTCCCTCGTTGAAGTGAATAGGTGTGCCTTGAACAGGAACAATGTCCTGTTCAAGAActcgtgtctgtgtgtgtgtgtacagaatcAGCTCAATGAAAACAGGGCATAAGATTACCATTCTGATGTTTGGCACATATCACATTAAATCAAATTCCCTCCAATCAAAAATCATCTAGCTATATTTGCATATTAAATTATCTATTTTTATAGTGTGAGGTAGAGATTTTCCATAGGAGAAGATTTTGCCCTTGAAAAGCAGTTATCtcagaaataataagcaaatggTTTCTCAAAAGCTTTTTGTAggaacctgtcatgagcactgatggtgagcaggagggggcccctatccaggggggaaaacgcatgcgtagtagcgagaatttgagcagtcattcaaagagacacagaacagatccaccttgacttttggggtttatccgtatgggttttctcacgcttcttcagtttgttaggattttctgtctaatgtagcagtaataaaacactagagacttattcctcgtctcagcgcagttcctgcttgttaggacagaacCATACTTTCATCTCCTGAGTGATATCAATAAGCCTTTGAAAAtattagaaatttatttatttgtttgatttatacagctgcccatctcacatactgtGCATAACTCTGGGCAACTTTCAGAGTTaaaaccccaaaacaacaacacaaaaataaCCAAAATCCTAACAGCAAAAgaccattaaaacaataaaaacaatttaaagaattttaaaaaaccattatcTGCAGAAAAGCGCAATCAATCTCACTAACAGGATTTCCATTTTTCAGGCTCTGCACCACCACTACCCgatccccaggccagctggcaaagccaggtcttcaggcccttctgACCTCgggggggatggtgttccagagggcaggtgccgtagtagaaaaggctctcctcctgggtctcatcagatgacattcctcagtggatgggacctgcaacatgtcccttctgctggacctgatgggataggTAAATGtgactggggagaggcggtccctcaaataactataAATTCCTTTTATAGCTTGATAACAAGGAAGACTTATAATGCTCTTCTTTTTACCAAACAaaaatttctcctcctcctccttctcacaTGCTGACTATTGGGAATTGTAAGCCTCAGGGGCTGAAAATTACCTGGTAGTTCactgacactttttttttaattctgctctTCTGCTAAACTGAGCAACATCACAcaatttgtatcatttgtatTATCCCCAGCCTTGTGCATCCACTGTGTTTTGAAATTATGGTCACAAGCAGAAGGCTGTGTTAAAACAGTCCTTgatgtttggaaaatattttaatgactCTTCCATCTATAGAGAGTGAAGCTGTCAGAAAAGTATGCCTATATAAAATTTGCTGCCTGTCAAGTCCTATTCTGCCTCTATAATGAGATCAACAAATGGTGCTCTCTTTACTGGTTTAATGGGGGCAAGTTAAGGAAACAATGAGTAGATTACATGAGCTTTGTGTCTCTTCCCACCAAGCATTCCCTGCCCATGGGAAAACCACCACCAATCTTTTCTTAATATGAATGGGCTGAGTGAATATAAGTGGCTGCTTGGAATGGTGGGTTTAGCTACTTGTAAAGATGCCCACCTAAGAAGGCACTGGCACAGAATCTCATATCAGGCTATTTCTGGTCACGGGTctagtgctcttctgaaagagcattaAACTCACATCCAAAAATAGGCTAGCTGACAGGATGCAGAACTGGAAGAGGAGCATTGTATGAAGCAGGAAGAAGTGATTGCTAATGAGCAAGTTCTGCCCCTGACTAGTGCTGCAAGAGAATGCCAGTGCTGGCAAAGGGTCAAGTTCTGTCTTTGTGGACAGCAGCACCTAGAAGTAGCCCATGGATGGCcagaatgaaaaaagcaaagtGTTGTCAGCCCCCAAAGTCAGAGACATTGTAAAAAGTAGTCACACAAAATCCTTCTTGGCAGAAGCAGTGGAAGATATTTAATGTTCCCAGTGGCAACAGAACCAGCAACACACAGCTGGCAGAACTCACCTTTCTTTCTTCAGTAGAGACCAACTCTCTGTGCAGCTGTCAGCCTTCcaaggtaaaccagactaggaaaccaaagtcacacatgctaatactacttttattgtaaggttacagtaacagaatcttgcaagtctgaatatgcttcctcttccctccctttatcttcatgagaactagagtGGGTCTTATCTGAGATGCTTACTCGGGTTACCAGTCtggcctggactcagatttcttttatctgactattATTTTggatgcagctcttcctcctgttcctcagtgttattccttctgcccattacagcaGCATAGGATTAATGCTCTGTGAAGAGAGCACTATTCCTGATTTTGAAACATAGATCTAATCTTCTTTCCAAGAAGCACCAAACCTGTGCTTATAAAGAGCCCATGCAAGACCTGACAAGTGCTTCAGAAAGCACCCTTCAGCCAGATGGCTCTGCAGAAACCAGGCATCTGGCCTCTCAGGCAGCCCCAGCCAGACTGGCCATAGAGAGCACTGTTTAGTGACTGGAGCAGAAGAGGCACACCCTCAGCAGCCTAAAGGGGTCAATAGTTGCTGTGCAGATCCCACCCCCGATTGCATCAGCAATCATATCATTAGTGAAGCATGCTTCATCGTACCCACAGCCAAAATTACGTCAGAAGAAGAAGTAAAACATAATCTgaagttctcagaattcccaacccAGATAGGAAAACAATGTGGCTGAGAAAAAGTAAGATCTTTCCTCAGAAAAATGCCTGCAGGTAAATTTTGACTCATTTTTTGAGAAAACACTTAATCCCAAAGAGATCGAGAGTACAGCAGTTATTAACCTCTATAGGCAACAGGCAGCATTGCCCAATGTCACACAGTTTTAGGTGCTAATAGCAACATGAGatgtattcttttttaaatgtcttctttAAATTAAATGTGGCCACAAGGAGATTTCAAGTGAGAACATAGAGAGCATGTACGAAATGGCTATTTCATGAATTGTGTGAGTGTGAGTGCATGTGTGTATGATTTAATAGCTTCATCTGTATTAATATATGATGCCTGAGCACCATCCAGTAGCATGTCAGGGAACATAGCACCCATGGGTGCTATGTAGCCAGCCCTTTGAGTGTATTATGATCATTGTCATTAAGGTGACAATGTTGAGAATACTTGGATGCCTTCCGTGTGGGAAGGGTCTCAGAAGAGCAGAGGATGCCTTTGGACATctgtggaggaagaagagaaggagctgTGATAGTGCCTCAGAGGA includes:
- the LOC134496086 gene encoding olfactory receptor 5V1-like, coding for MEQIGNQTANRREFAFLGYANFPEPQALFFILFFIMYLTILFGNGLILTTTWLDVGLQTPMYFFIRHLSFLDICYTSVTLPHLLKNLLTETKTISIQGCLAQLYFLVAFVGVECLLLATMAYDRYIAICYPLNYGVFMNSKVCSGMAVASWSCGFLNSILHTVMTAQLPFCASHSLEHIFCDVPQLLKLSCVDTFPNQMTLLAVTMILGISPFLCIMVSYAYIVMAVLKIRSTQGRHKAFSTCTSHLTVVTLFYATCTFNYNRPSSSHSLFMDTLASVLYNVVTPMLNPIIYCLRNKEMKTAVRRVFSLKRASSI